In Zea mays cultivar B73 chromosome 7, Zm-B73-REFERENCE-NAM-5.0, whole genome shotgun sequence, the following proteins share a genomic window:
- the LOC100381476 gene encoding Probable S-adenosylmethionine carrier 2, chloroplastic-like: MGGGGNGESCDLLQVLFEGALAGGAAGVVVETALYPIDTIKTRLQAAQGGSKIQWKGMYDGLAGNIVGVLPASAIFVGVYEPAKRKLLELFPKNLSAIAHLTAGAIGGAASSLIRVPTEVVKQRMQMSQYKTAPDAVRLILAQEGIKGLYAGYGSFLLRDLPFDAIQFCIYEQLRIGYRLTAKRELHDTETAIIGAFAGAITGALTTPLDVMKTRLMIQGQTNQYRGFIDCAQTIMREEGAGAFFKGIEPRVLWIGIGGSIFFAVLEKTKSVLAERNTRR, encoded by the exons ATGGGCGGAGGTGGAAATGGGGAATCGTGCGATCTCCTCCAAGTCCTTTTTG AGGGGGCCTTGGCTGGAGGAGCTGCTGGTGTTGTTGTTGAAACAGCTTTATATCCTATTGATACAATAAAGACCAGGCTTCAG GCTGCACAAGGCGGAAGTAAAATTCAATGGAAAGGCATGTATGATGGGTTAGCTGGAAATATTGTCGGTGTTCTTCC CGCTTCTGCAATTTTTGTTGGAGTATATGAACCAGCTAAAAGAAAACTACTGGAATTGTTTCCTAAAAATTTGAGCGCTATTGCTCATTTG ACTGCAGGAGCAATTGGAGGGGCTGCTTCTTCTCTCATTCGTGTTCCCACGGAG GTGGTTAAACAAAGAATGCAAATGAGTCAGTACAAGACTGCACCTGATGCCGTTCGCCTTATCCTTGCTCAAGAAGGAATTAAAGGTCTTTATGCT GGCTATGGTTCCTTTCTCCTGCGAGATCTGCCATTTGATGCCATTCAATTTTGCATATATGAGCAACTCCGAATTGGTTATCGATTAACG GCTAAGAGGGAGTTGCACGACACAGAGACTGCAATTATTGGTGCTTTTGCTG GTGCCATTACTGGCGCTTTAACCACACCCCTCGATGTCATGAAGACAAGATTGATGATTCAG GGACAAACAAACCAATATAGAGGATTCATTGACTGTGCTCAAACTATCATGCGAGAGGAAGGTGCTGGCGCATTTTTTAAG GGTATCGAGCCAAGGGTACTATGGATTGGCATTGGCGGGTCGATCTTCTTTGCTGTTCTGGAGAAAACAAAATCGGTTCTAGCTGAGAGGAATACCCGTAGGTGA